The Vulpes vulpes isolate BD-2025 chromosome 8, VulVul3, whole genome shotgun sequence genome has a window encoding:
- the HAO2 gene encoding 2-Hydroxyacid oxidase 2 isoform X1 yields the protein MPLVCLRDFQAYAQKHLSKSTWDYIEGGADECFTRDDNITAFKKIRLRPRYLKDVQEVDTRTTVQGEEITAPICISPTGFHCLVWPDGEMSTARAAQAAGICYITSTYASCALEDIVATAPRGLRWFQLYMQSDKQLNKQLVQKVESLGFKALVITVDVPKLGNRRQDIQNQLDLKMNLLLKDLRSPKERNPMPYFQMFPIDASFCWNDLSWLQSITRLPIILKGILTKEDAELAVKHNVHGIIVSNHGGRQLDDVLASIDALAEVVAAVKGKMEVYLDGGIRTGNDVLKALALGAKCVFLGRPILWGLAYKQGEYGVEEVLNIIKNEFHTSMALTGCRSVAEINQDLIQFSRL from the exons ATGCCCTTGGTGTGTTTGAGAGACTTTCAGGCTTATGCCCAGAAGCATCTGTCTAAGTCAACTTGGGATTATATTGAAGGAGGAGCTGATGAATGTTTCACCCGGGATGACAACATCACAGCATTTAAAAA AATCCGCCTCCGTCCCCGGTACCTGAAGGATGTGCAAGAGGTGGACACCCGGACCACAGTCCAAGGGGAGGAGATTACTGCTCCCATTTGCATCTCACCCACAGGTTTCCACTGCCTTGTCTGGCCAGATGGAGAAATGAGCACAGCCAGAG CTGCCCAAGCAGCCGGGATCTGCTACATCACCAGCACCTATGCCAGCTGTGCCCTTGAAGACATTGTTGCTACTGCTCCCAGGGGCCTCAGGTGGTTCCAACTCTATATGCAGTCAGACAAGCAGCTCAACAAACAGCTGGTCCAGAAAGTTGAATCCCTGGGTTTCAAAGCTCTGGTCATCACTGTGGATGTACCCAAACTTGGCAACAGGCGACAGGACATTCAAAACCAACTGGACTTAAAGATGAACTTATTGCTGAAAGACCTTCGCTCACCTAAAGAG AGAAATCCAATGCCTTATTTCCAGATGTTTCCCATTGATGCATCCTTCTGCTGGAATGATCTCTCCTGGCTTCAGAGCATAACTCGATTGCCCATCATCCTTAAAGGGATCTTGACAAAAGAGGATGCAGAGTTAGCTGTGAAGCACAATGTCCATGGCATCATTGTTTCCAACCATGGTGGGAGGCAGCTTGATGATGTTCTCGCGTCT ATTGATGCCTTGGCAGAAGTGGTGGCTGCTGTGAAAGGGAAAATGGAAGTATACCTGGATGGTGGGATCCGAACTGGCAATGACGTGCTCAAGGCTCTGGCCCTTGGGGCTAAGTGTGTGTTTCTGGGAAGACCAATCCTCTGGGGTCTTGCCTATAAG CAGGGTGAATATGGCGTTGAGGAAGTTTTGAACATTATAAAAAATGAGTTCCACACTTCCATGGCCCTGACAG GTTGCCGGTCGGTTGCTGAGATCAATCAGGACTTGATCCAGTTCTCCAGGTTGTAA
- the HAO2 gene encoding 2-Hydroxyacid oxidase 2 isoform X2 has product MPLVCLRDFQAYAQKHLSKSTWDYIEGGADECFTRDDNITAFKKIRLRPRYLKDVQEVDTRTTVQGEEITAPICISPTGFHCLVWPDGEMSTARAAQAAGICYITSTYASCALEDIVATAPRGLRWFQLYMQSDKQLNKQLVQKVESLGFKALVITVDVPKLGNRRQDIQNQLDLKMNLLLKDLRSPKERNPMPYFQMFPIDASFCWNDLSWLQSITRLPIILKGILTKEDAELAVKHNVHGIIVSNHGGRQLDDVLASIDALAEVVAAVKGKMEVYLDGGIRTGNDVLKALALGAKCVFLGRPILWGLAYKGEYGVEEVLNIIKNEFHTSMALTGCRSVAEINQDLIQFSRL; this is encoded by the exons ATGCCCTTGGTGTGTTTGAGAGACTTTCAGGCTTATGCCCAGAAGCATCTGTCTAAGTCAACTTGGGATTATATTGAAGGAGGAGCTGATGAATGTTTCACCCGGGATGACAACATCACAGCATTTAAAAA AATCCGCCTCCGTCCCCGGTACCTGAAGGATGTGCAAGAGGTGGACACCCGGACCACAGTCCAAGGGGAGGAGATTACTGCTCCCATTTGCATCTCACCCACAGGTTTCCACTGCCTTGTCTGGCCAGATGGAGAAATGAGCACAGCCAGAG CTGCCCAAGCAGCCGGGATCTGCTACATCACCAGCACCTATGCCAGCTGTGCCCTTGAAGACATTGTTGCTACTGCTCCCAGGGGCCTCAGGTGGTTCCAACTCTATATGCAGTCAGACAAGCAGCTCAACAAACAGCTGGTCCAGAAAGTTGAATCCCTGGGTTTCAAAGCTCTGGTCATCACTGTGGATGTACCCAAACTTGGCAACAGGCGACAGGACATTCAAAACCAACTGGACTTAAAGATGAACTTATTGCTGAAAGACCTTCGCTCACCTAAAGAG AGAAATCCAATGCCTTATTTCCAGATGTTTCCCATTGATGCATCCTTCTGCTGGAATGATCTCTCCTGGCTTCAGAGCATAACTCGATTGCCCATCATCCTTAAAGGGATCTTGACAAAAGAGGATGCAGAGTTAGCTGTGAAGCACAATGTCCATGGCATCATTGTTTCCAACCATGGTGGGAGGCAGCTTGATGATGTTCTCGCGTCT ATTGATGCCTTGGCAGAAGTGGTGGCTGCTGTGAAAGGGAAAATGGAAGTATACCTGGATGGTGGGATCCGAACTGGCAATGACGTGCTCAAGGCTCTGGCCCTTGGGGCTAAGTGTGTGTTTCTGGGAAGACCAATCCTCTGGGGTCTTGCCTATAAG GGTGAATATGGCGTTGAGGAAGTTTTGAACATTATAAAAAATGAGTTCCACACTTCCATGGCCCTGACAG GTTGCCGGTCGGTTGCTGAGATCAATCAGGACTTGATCCAGTTCTCCAGGTTGTAA